Within the Acuticoccus sediminis genome, the region CGAGCGCCTACGCGATGCGACTGGCCCGCGAAAAGGCGGACGTGGCCGTCAACCGCGCCCGAGCGATGCTGAACCAGCGTGACGCCTACGTGCTTGCGGCCGACACGGTCGTCGCCGTGGGGCGCCGAATCATGCCCAAGGCCGAGTCGTTCGACGTGGCCCAGGCCTGCCTGAAGTCCCTCTCGGGGCGCAACCACACCGTCCTGACCGCCGTGGTCGTCCACGGCCCGCGCGGGCGTGTGCGCGAGCGGCTGGTGGAGACGCGGGTGAAGATGAAGCGGCTGTCCGACCGCGAGATCGCCGACTACCTGGCGAGCGGGGAGTGGGACGGCAAGGCGGGTGGCTACGCGATCCAGGGACGCGCCGCGGCGTTCGTCACCCAGATCGTCGGCTCCTACTCCGCCGTCGTGGGCCTGCCGCTCTACGAGACGGCGCAGCTCCTTTCCGGCATGGGCTACGTCAGCTCCGGCGACCTCATGTCGGAGGAGGTGCCGGCTTGAACGCGCACGACCCGTCCCAACCGCACCCCGCGCGGCCGTGCCCCGTGTGCGGCAAGCCGGCCGCGCATGCGACCCGGCCGTTCTGCTCCAAGCGGTGCGCCGACGTCGACCTGCACCGCTGGCTCGGCGGCCACTACCGCGTCCCCGTCGTCGAGGAGGACGGCGGCCTCGATGATACCGCTCGTGACGACAGCGCGCGCGACGACTGAGGCGCGTGCCGCCGCCGCGCGCGGCCACTTCACGCACCCCGCCGCGCGCCGCGCGGCGCCAGCATCCCGCCGCGCGGCTCGCCCTCTTAGGGGTGGGCTGGCGGGCCGGCTGAACAAATAGGCCTTGCGTTGGAAGGCGTTGTGGGGCGGATTTCAAGCGAGCTGTTCGTCAAGCGAAGGGTTCGGCGATGAGCGCCGCCATCGAATTCAAGCTGACCACGCCGGACGAGCTGACCGATCTGCTCGACGCGATCGAGGCGTTCGGTGAGGCTCAGGACCTTCCCGTCAGGACGGTGATGACGCTCAACCTCGTTCTGGAGGAGCTCGTCACCAACGCCATCAACTACGGGTCCGGGCCGGGCGGGGCGGTCGTCAACGTCTGGGCCGAGCTGCGGGACGCGCGCGTCTACGGCTGCGTACGGGACAACGGGGTCGCCTTCAATCCCTTGGAGCACAGGGCTCCCAACATCGAGGCGTCGATCGAGGACCGGCCCATAGG harbors:
- a CDS encoding Maf family nucleotide pyrophosphatase, yielding MARARNSILILASGSPRRLALLEQIGIVPDHISPADIDETPERKERPSAYAMRLAREKADVAVNRARAMLNQRDAYVLAADTVVAVGRRIMPKAESFDVAQACLKSLSGRNHTVLTAVVVHGPRGRVRERLVETRVKMKRLSDREIADYLASGEWDGKAGGYAIQGRAAAFVTQIVGSYSAVVGLPLYETAQLLSGMGYVSSGDLMSEEVPA
- a CDS encoding ATP-binding protein, producing the protein MSAAIEFKLTTPDELTDLLDAIEAFGEAQDLPVRTVMTLNLVLEELVTNAINYGSGPGGAVVNVWAELRDARVYGCVRDNGVAFNPLEHRAPNIEASIEDRPIGGLGLHIVREMAQNLDYQRVGAENVLKFQLSVQEG
- a CDS encoding DNA gyrase inhibitor YacG, giving the protein MNAHDPSQPHPARPCPVCGKPAAHATRPFCSKRCADVDLHRWLGGHYRVPVVEEDGGLDDTARDDSARDD